A genomic stretch from Aedes albopictus strain Foshan chromosome 2, AalbF5, whole genome shotgun sequence includes:
- the LOC134288915 gene encoding uncharacterized protein LOC134288915 — MNNEILILKLKIPLVLKQTFVAYKGITLPQINGTLVALIGLDKNILIQEVDRDWGFVIPESTYNQCQRFTTYRICDFNSIEIGLNSEEECLLNLRFRNSSKNCKVRIVNITKDTWFATEDPNIWEYVTPYEIRINVFHGFNHSFMNIKGNGKINLIPGMMIISNFTKLTYTNITIFDSTAYIYTHTTKKLNFTLDTWETLMVPTLKENKSLYSIYDHKKLFELGVDIGDLKNSKPVLENMIYSPLSSPWTIYSLSAGTVIILIIIIISFICCFKGNISCHKEYHTKTPSRYNKSDILHLGVINNPHKIVQDNQNTRKSSQCSTGLKTEQKLSVHKSRDLPALPIIGEKEEYYLEAYLELPEHTKKLSLQSKITDNKINNKNLRHSTMQRGAPLRRTVNY; from the coding sequence ATGAATAATGAGATTCTAATCCTTAAGCTTAAAATCCCATTAGTTTTAAAACAAACCTTTGTGGCTTATAAAGGGATAACCTTACCACAAATAAATGGTACACTGGTTGCATTAATTGGTTTAGATAAAAATATATTGATACAAGAAGTTGATCGAGACTGGGGTTTCGTGATCCCAGAATCAACGTATAATCAATGTCAGCGCTTTACAACATATAGAATATGCGACTTCAATTCCATTGAAATAGGATTAAATTCAGAGGAAGAATGTCTCCTAAACCTCAGatttagaaattcatcaaaaaattgtaaagttaGAATTGTAAACATTACGAAAGATACGTGGTTTGCAACAGAAGACCCAAATATTTGGGAATATGTCACTCCATATGAAATCAGAATTAATGTATTTCATGGATTTAATCACTCTTTTATGAACATAAAAGGGAATGGAAAAATAAACTTAATACCAGGAATGATGATAATTTCAAACTTCACTAAATTAACATACACGAACATAACAATATTTGACAGTACAGCATATATCTATACGCACACCACGAAAAAATTAAACTTTACCTTAGATACTTGGGAAACGTTAATGGTCCCCACATTAAAGGAAAATAAATCACTCTATTCCATCTACGATCACAAAAAATTATTTGAGCTCGGGGTGGATATAGGAGATCTAAAAAACTCAAAACCTGTTTTAGAAAATATGATCTATTCCCCTTTATCGTCACCATGGACTATTTACAGCTTATCTGCGGGGACAGTTATTATACTGATCATTATAATAATTTCGTTCATTTGTTGTTTTAAAGGGAACATTTCTTGTCATAAGGAGTATCATACGAAAACACCGTCTCGATATAATAAATCAGACATTTTACATTTAGGAGTCATAAACAACCCACATAAAATTGTCCAAGATAATCAAAATACAAGAAAAAGTTCCCAATGTAGTACAGGATTGAAAACGGAACAGAAATTAAGTGTACACAAATCTAGAGATCTTCCAGCCCTTCCGATAATAGGAGAAAAGGAAGAATACTACCTTGAAGCTTATTTGGAACTcccagaacatacaaaaaaactCTCACTTCAATCGAAAATAACAGACAACAAAATCAATAATAAAAACTTAAGACACTCCACCATGCAGAGGGGAGCGCCTTTAAGACGAACAGTCAATTACTAA